The following coding sequences lie in one Alosa sapidissima isolate fAloSap1 chromosome 15, fAloSap1.pri, whole genome shotgun sequence genomic window:
- the LOC121684372 gene encoding extracellular calcium-sensing receptor-like has translation MHQDGDVIIGGLFEVHLLALYPEMTFRTKPEQLRCHQFNLHGFKQAMTMAFAVQEINRNPNLLPYIKLGYQMYDNCVRLDVAFRAATAFVSGTEKSFLMRNCTGSPPVLGIVGDPFSSHSIAISSVLGLFRVPMVSFFATCSCLSDRRRYPSFFRTIPSDAFQVRAMIQILQHFRWTWVGLIYSDDDYGRHAAQSFHEDVTAFGGCVAFSEILPKDNDIVEIRRIMQVIQLSTSQVIVVFSAEAYLMPFMDEAVHQNITRQWIASEAWSTSNSFIVPRMLPFLRGTLGIAIRRGEIEGLKEFLLSVRPDNNTDSMVRRFWQEMFSCRFEPEEALAVSEGRVCTGEEDLSKADLAYSDVSDLRPSYNVYKAVYALAHSLHNLMSCVPGQGPFKGNSCASLHDMQPWQLVHYLQSVNFTTGFGDHVSFDKNGDVLAIYDILNWHGMPDGTIKARIVGVVDESQPTGKMLSLHEDKIFWNFESNKPPRSVCSESCPPGTRKARRKGLPDCCFDCLPCADGEISNTTDSLECFRCPKEFWSSRQKDRCVPKEVEFLSYEEALGISLTTVSLLGACIAAVVLAIFVHHRHTPVVRANNSELSFLILLSLKLCFLCALLFIGQPRLWTCQLRHAAFGISFVLCVSSILVKTMVVIAVFKASRPEGQGALKWFGAAQQRCTVLILTSLQVAICVIWLSTASPTPHKNTHYQSSKIVFECAVGSVAGFAALLGYIGLLAAISFLLAFLARNLPDHFNEAKFITFSMLIFCAVWIAFVPAYVSSPGKYADAVEIFAILASSFGLLMAIFAPKCYIILLHPERNTKKALMGRASK, from the exons ATGCACCAGGATGGAGATGTGATCATAGGGGGACTGTTTGAAGTTCATTTGCTTGCTTTATATCCAGAGATGACTTTCAGGACAAAACCAGAGCAGCTCCGGTGTCATCA GTTTAATCTCCATGGATTCAAACAAGCAATGACAATGGCTTTTGCTGTGCAAGAGATCAACAGAAACCCAAACCTGCTCCCTTATATAAAGTTAGGCTATCAAATGTATGACAATTGTGTGAGGCTGGACGTGGCGTTCCGAGCTGCCACAGCTTTTGTCAGTGGAACTGAAAAGTCTTTTTTAATGCGGAATTGCACTGGGTCACCTCCTGTGTTAGGCATTGTGGGGGATCCTTTCTCCTCTCACTCAATTGCCATTTCCAGTGTACTGGGACTGTTCCGTGTTCCAATG GTCAGCTTCTTTGCCACCTGTTCCTGCTTAAGTGATAGACGGCGCTACCCCTCTTTTTTCAGGACTATTCCCAGTGACGCCTTCCAAGTGAGAGCTATGATTCAGATATTACAGCACTTCAGGTGGACATGGGTGGGTCTTATCTATAGCGATGATGACTATGGCCGACATGCTGCTCAGTCTTTCCATGAAGATGTCACTGCATTTGGTGGCTGTGTAGCATTCTCAGAAATACTGCCCAAAGACAATGATATTGTGGAGATAAGAAGGATTATGCAGGTCATTCAGCTATCCACCTCACAAGTGATTGTGGTCTTTTCAGCAGAGGCATACCTAATGCCCTTCATGGATGAAGCAGTTCATCAGAATATAACACGTCAGTGGATTGCCAGTGAGGCATGGTCCACTTCTAATTCCTTTATTGTACCGCGCATGCTTCCCTTTCTCAGAGGCACTCTGGGCATTGCCATCCGGCGTGGTGAGATTGAAGGACTGAAAGAGTTCCTATTGAGTGTCCGCCCCGACAACAACACTGACAGTATGGTGAGAAGATTCTGGCAGGAGATGTTCAGTTGCAGGTTTGAGCCAGAAGAGGCCTTGGCCGTATCTGAGGGAAGAGTCTGTACAGGAGAGGAGGACCTGAGCAAAGCTGACTTGGCGTACAGTGATGTGTCTGACCTCAGACCCTCCTATAATGTCTATAAAGCAGTCTATGCCCTGGCACATTCTCTCCACAACCTGATGAGCTGTGTCCCTGGGCAAGGGCCCTTTAAAGGGAACAGCTGTGCCAGTCTACATGACATGCAACCCTGGCAG TTGGTTCACTACCTACAATCAGTGAACTTTACAACAGGTTTTGGGGATCATGTGTCTTTCGACAAGAATGGCGATGTCTTGGCAATCTATGACATCTTGAACTGGCATGGGATGCCAGATGGAACGATCAAGGCCAGAATAGTAGGTGTTGTTGATGAATCACAACCAACCGGGAAAATGCTCAGTCTTCATGAGGACAAAATCTTCTGGAACTTTGAATCAAACAAA CCTCCTAGGTCAGTATGTAGTGAGTCCTGTCCCCCTGGAACTAGAAAAGCCAGAAGGAAAGGACTACCTGACTGCTGCTTTGATTGTCTCCCTTGTGCAGATGGAGAGATCAGTAACACTACAG ATTCTCTTGAATGCTTCCGATGTCCAAAGGAGTTCTGGTCAAGCCGGCAGAAAGACCGATGTGTCCCCAAGGAGGTTGAGTTTCTCTCCTATGAAGAGGCTTTGGGCATCTCCTTGACAACAGTGTCCCTCCTTGGTGCGTGCATTGCTGCTGTGGTCCTTGCAATATTTGTTCACCACCGTCATACTCCGGTAGTGCGAGCCAACAACTCCGAGCTGAGCTTCCTGATTCTGCTTTCACTAAAACTCTGTTTCCTGTGTGCACTGCTATTCATTGGCCAGCCCAGGTTATGGACCTGTCAGCTCCGCCATGCAGCATTTGGTATCAGCTTTGTACTCTGTGTCTCTAGCATTCTGGTCAAGACAATGGTTGTGATTGCAGTTTTTAAGGCCTCAAGACCTGaaggtcagggggccctgaagtgGTTTGGGGCAGCCCAGCAAAGATGCACTGTCCTCATCCTAACCTCTCTCCAAGTGGCCATCTGTGTGATCTGGCTCTCCACTGCCTCTCCTACCCCTCACAAAAACACTCACTACCAGAGCTCCAAGATTGTATTTGAATGTGCAGTGGGCTCAGTGGCAGGATTTGCTGCATTGTTGGGCTACATAGGCCTTCTAGCAGCCATTAGCTTTTTGTTAGCTTTCTTAGCGAGAAATCTCCCAGATCATTTCAATGAGGCCAAGTTCATTACGTTCAGCATGCTCATCTTCTGTGCTGTGTGGATTGCTTTTGTTCCTGCCTATGTCAGTTCACCTGGTAAGTATGCAGATGCTGTGGAGATCTTTGCAATCCTGGCCTCCAGCTTTGGCCTACTCATGGCCATTTTTGCTCCAAAGTGCTACATAATTCTCCTGCACCCAGAGAGAAACACCAAAAAGGCACTCATGGGCCGAGCCTCTAAATGA